ATTATAACGTCCGATATTTTTAATGCTTCCAGGGCTGCAGGGGCCAAGAGATCTCTATTCCCTGGTCCAAGTCCAACCACCAGGATTTTTCCACAGCCACACTTATTGTTACTGGGCCCACCTTTTGCTTCGGCACAATTGTGCAGCCCTTGTTTGCCACTAGCTTTGCAGCAGGTTCGCATACTCCACCAACTCCTATCTGTTTTTTCACCCAATGAGAAGGCTCAAAGGTTCCTTCCAGGGTTCTAATCTCCTCTTTAGTTACAGTTCTCAAGGGAACCTTCATTTCCTTAGAAAGGAGCTTTAGTGCCTCCTCCTCTCCCTTAAAATCTATGGTAGCCAGGGCTTTAATACACCTTTCATCAAGATAAAAGCGTTTAAAAGTTTCTCTTAATGCACTGGTTACAGTCTCTAAAGCTACCCCCTTGCGGCAGCCTATACCAACCACCAGAATACGCGGTAAAATCTGCAGTATCTTGCCTGCTGCCCCCTGAACATGGGGACTGATTAATACCACAGGCTCATTAAATTCCGGCCATTCCTGCCAGATAAAGCCATCCTTAATAGACGAAACAATGGGAAAGGGACTGGATAAATATACCTTCTTTCCCTCTACCAGCAGCCTATTAAAAACCTTTACCTTTTCCCTGGGTACCACCAGTCCATCTAGTTCTGCAGCAAGCACATCCACCGCCGGCTTTTCCCTTACATCAGTTGCAGTAGTTATTACTGCCTGACCCTTTAGCTTATCTGCCACTTTTCTTGCCAGGTCATTGGCTCCCCCTACATGACCTGATAACAGGCTTATGGCAAAGGCCCCCTTTTCATCCACCACCACTACTGCAGGATCGCAATACTTGGACTGAACCAATGGAGCCAGGCTCCTAACTACTATTCCTGTGGCCATGATGCATATTATCTGGGTGTATCTGGAAAAAACCTCAGCAAAGGTATGCTGCCAACCCTCAAAATACTCGATCTGTACTGGCCTGTCCTGGACTATGGTTTTTTCAAGCCTTTTTGGAATGTATACTACCCTAGCCCCGTCAAGAAGCTTCCCCAGCCTCACGGCAAGCTCTGCACCCTTTTCAGTCAAGCATATTACTGCTGTGAGGTTATTTTCCTTCTCTGTACTCATGGGTAAATTCCCTATCATATAATTTGGATTTTCCTGTATCCTTTAAAAAGTTCCCCACCAGAATTAGCGCTGTTTTGGTAATTCCTGCATCCCTGGTCAGCTGGGCCAGGTTTGCCAGGGTACCCTTTAAAACCCTTTCCTCGGGCCAGGATGCCTTTTCCACTACTGCAGCAGGTGTATCTGGCGAATAACCCTCCAGAAGCTGCTCAACAACCCTTTCAATCATGCCCACAGACAGAAAGATTGCCATGGATGAACCGTGGGCTGCCAGACTGGCAAGATTTTCTCTTGCAGGTACGGGGGTTCTTCCCTCCATACGGGTGATAATTACTGTTTGGGTTCCGTCAGGAACTGTGTATTCCTTCTGAACACTTGCTGCTGCTGCCAGAAACGAGCTAACCCCTGGAATTACTTTAAAGGGAACATTCTTCTGCTTGAGCAGCTCCATCTGTTCTCCTATGGCACCATAAAGACTTGGATCACCAGTATGGAGTCTGACCACCTTTTCACCTTTGTTGTATGCCTCAACCATTGTCTCAACTATTTCTTCCAGGTCCAAATGGGCACTGTTGACCAGCCTTGCTCCTGCTTTCGTATAATCGAGAACTTTTTCATTTACAAGGGATCCTGCCCATACAACAAGATCTGCCTCTTGAAGCAGCTTGTAGCCCTTTAGAGTGATTAGTTCAGGATCCCCTGAACCTGCCCCTACAAAGAAAATCACTTTGCATCATCTCCTAGCTTTTTTTTAATTATCATTGTGGAGAGATAGTCAAACTTTTTATTGCGAAGTTCCTTTAATTCATTGGTGTAAAACCCATCTGGAAATCCACAGCGACTGGCATAAAAAGCCTTGTCAAGTATGCCCTTCTCCTCTAATATATCAATGACCTTATCTGCCTGATTGCCTGCCTTTAAGAGCACAATGTTGTCAAACTCGGTTATGATTTTTTCCAGGCTTTGTTTATCATTTAATGCCGGAACTATAATCAGGCTTTCTTCGCCTTCAGCCAGGGGCTGACCAATCCAGGCAGATATTGAATTAATTGAGCTGATTCCAGGAATTATTTCTACTTCAGCTTCTGGAGCAAGCTTTTTCACATATTTTAAAAGGTATGTAAAGGTACTATAAATAGTTGGATCACCAAGGGTTATGAAAGCTGTGTCCTTACCCTGGTTCAAGACCTCCACCACCTGTTCAGCAGCCTGCTGCCAGTGCCTTTTCAAATCCTCCTGGTCAGTAATCATTGGCAGTATAAGCTCAACAGTCTCACAGTCCTTGTTGACAAGCTCTGAAGCTATTGATAAAGCCAGACTTCTCTTTTCTCTTTTAGATTTTGGTATTAAAAGTACGTCTATTTCACCCAGAACCCTCTTGGCCTTTAATGTTAACAGCTCAGGGTCTCCAGGCCCTACTCCTATACCATAAAATTTTCCTAATGACAAGTTACTACCCCCTTTTCCCAGCAGCAATTATGGTAACAGGATTTCTTGCCTGCCAGAGTGCTGCCCTGCCCCTCTGGCTAACCACAGCAATATTAACCTGTACTGCCTCTAATGTATAATTTTTCTCTTTTAGTATATTAAATGCCTCTGGGCCTGTTTCCAGAGTCACTGAGTTAACTACCAGCCAGCCCCCAGGCTTTAGCTTATTGTCACATGTTTCTAAAATATCTCCCAGATTCCCCCCACTGCCCCCTATAAATATTCTGTCTGCTTCTGGCAGGTCTGCCATTGCTTGCGGGGCTGTCCCTTCAATAATATTTATATCCACACCAAATTTTTTGCTGTTTTCCTGAATTAAGCCAATACCCCGGGGATTTTTTTCAATGGCATATACCCTGCCATTAGCTGCCAGAATTTTACATTCCACAGCTACAGAACCACTGCCTGCACCTACATCATATACTACAGCCCCTGGAAAAAGCCGGAGCTTTGACAGTGATAGAACCCGTATTTCATTTTTAGTCATTGGAACACCCTCATCCCGAATAAACTCCTCGTCAGGGATTCCAGGCGTTATATACACCCATTTACTCATTTAAAATCACCATCACACTATTACTATAGTCTTCCTCATCCTTAGACAAGGCCTTTAAAGTTGTATATACCAGCCTTTCCCATGGATATGATAGGTCCTTACCTACAATAACCTGCATATCTGCTGCCCCCTTTGCAAGGAGATATTCAGCTATCCTCTGTGGTGTCCAGGGGCTGCCAGTAAGAAGTGCAGTTATCTGAGCCTGCTCAACGGCTTCTACTACCAAATCCACTGAGCGGCCATGCATGCTTAATATCTGAGCCTCATTCCAGGGTTTCTTGATTCTGGCAAACATGAGCTGGATGGAGCTGATTCCAGGCACAAACTCCAGATCATTGGCTGGGATGTGCTTTGCCAGGTAGTTTGCCAGGCTGTAAATCCCTGTATCTCCAGAAACCAGCACCACAATCCTTTTGGTGTGTCTGTGCTCATTAATATATTCAATGGCTTTTTTAAGTTCCTTGTCCACAGAAAACTGCTCCTGACCTTTAGATGCAAAGGTATCAAGAAGGCGCTGTCCTCCAACAAGTGCTTCCGCCTGTTTTATTGTTTCCAGGCCTATGGGTGTAAGATAGCTTTCGTGCCCAGGACCTGTTCCTACGACTTTAACTAAACCTGCCAACCTAGCTCCCTCCCTAATGTTACAGCTTCCTCATCATAACCTATTATCTCCCCGTCCAGGGAATACATTACAGTACCAATTTTAAGCTCTTCTCCAAGAAGTTCCAGGGAACGTTTGCTTGCCCACCTGGCAATAGTATTATAGACTTCATGGAGACCATGGCTTTTTATAAGCTCTATTGAAGCATCAATAGTATTTAGCTCCATTATTTCTTTAATTAAAGCAGGAGAAGCACCCATCATGGCCGCGTGTGCTGCCAGGATTTCTCTTCGGCCATCTGCTATTTTGCTGTGGGTGTGAAAAATGCCCCCTGCCACCTTGATAATCTTGCCAATGTGGCCAAAGAGGAGTATTCCCTTGATACCTCTTTTAGCACTTTCCTTAAGCATTGTCCCTATAAAATTACTTGTCTGAACAACAGCCTCCCTGGGCATTCCCAATTCAACGGCCTTTTTTTCACCCATTCCACCAGGTGTCAGAACTATCAGGCTATGTCCCAGGGCTGCTGCCTGGTCAATCTGTGGTATCAAGGAGTCCACATATGCCTCCTCAGACATGGGACGGACAATCCCAGTGGTGCCTAGTATTGATATGCCGCCAACAATACCAAGTCTGGGGTTTAATGTCTTTTTTGCAAGCCTTTCCCCCTCTGGAATTGCTATTGTAACCTTTACTCCTTTACCCCTGGGAAGAAGCTTTTTAACCTCATGTATAATCATCCTCCTGGGCACAGGATTTATTGCTGGCTCCCCCACTGGTACTGAAAGCCCAGGCTTGGTTACCCTGCCAACACCCTTTCCTCCAAGGAGAATTATTTCATTATTATGCTCCAGTATCTCTAAAGAATTTGCCTCCAGGATTTCTACAGACGCACAGATACTTGTACCATTGGTAATGTCAGGGTCATCTCCCGCATCCTTTATAACCTCTGCTGTTACTATATCTCCCTTAACAGTTATGCTCTTTATGGGAATGCTGACAGTACCTCCCTGGGGCAAATCAACTGCAACAACATGAATTGGAAAGATTATTGGAGTTAAATTGTGTATTTTTTGTTTTCTTAGCTCTAATAATTGCTTCAAGGCTGCCTGGGCAGCAGCTGCAGCACAGGTTCCAGTAGTGTATCCAGAGCGCAGCTTTTTCCCATCCTTGTTGTTATCTATGACCACCAGCTACACTTCCATCCCTTGGTATTTTAACTTAATAGTTTATCTTCTTTGCTTTAACTCCCGGCATGCATCCAGGAAATTCAGGGCTGCCTTTGGATTTGATCGCAAATGTATATGGACGTAAGATGCAAAAAGGTTTCTTCTGGCATATCCATCTCTTCTATAATCAGCACCCTTGCCCCCAACAAGAGAAAAAGCGCTGTCTTCTTCTGGTATTCCTGACATGACAGAGTAATGGAATTCATGGCCCTTTACTTCATCACCCAAATCTCCAATAATGGATTTTTTCAGGGCTGATGCCTTGACATATCCCAGGGCAGCCAGTTTATTTGTCATTTTCACTTCAACAGGTACAAGCCCTACACCAGGCCAGCTGTTACCTTGAAAATCCACAACCTTTTCAGTAAGATACATGAAGCCACCACATTCTGCAAATATGGGCAGCCCCTTGTCATGGGCATTATGTAAAGAGGTAATCATGGATTGATTCTCAGAGAGTTCTTTAATGAACATCTCTGGAAAACCGCCGCCTATATATAACCCATCCACATCTGGTACAGAGGAGTCTTTAAGGGGACTAAAATATACAAGTCTGGCCCCTAGCTCCTGGAGATAATCAAGGCTATCCTGATAATAGAAGGTAAAAGCCTGGTCCCTTGCCACTCCAATGAAGGTGTTTTTATATTGATTGCGAGGCGTGCTCGAACTATTATACTCTTTAAATTCTACAGGCTCAGAGGCCCTGGCTGCTGCAAGGAGTGCATCCACATCAACCTCGGCTTCAGCTAAGTCTGCCATTAAGCTGATGGCTGAACTTAATTCATTGTTTTCCTCAGCTGGAAGCAGTCCCAGATGTCTCTCCGGCATGGTTATATGCTTATTCTTTGCCAGGCAGCCCAACACTTTTACTCCTAATTCATCCTCCAGGGCCCCAGCTAATATTGTTTTATAGTAGTCACTGCCTGCATTATTTAATATAACTCCCTTGAGGTCCAATCCAGAAACATACTCCTTGTAGCCTTTAACTAATGCTGCACAACTTCTGGCCATTCCCTTAACATTAACCACCAGGATTACAGGTGCTTTTAAGATCATGGCTATATGAGCACTACTGCCCTTTAGCCTTTCTCCCCTGGCACCGTCAAATAGCCCCATCACTCCTTCTATTATAGAAATATCAGCATTTTGGGCATTTCTAGCAAAGACTGTTTTAACAACCTCCTCACTGCCCATCCAGCTGTCTAAATTATGGCTTTTGACACCAGCTGCATGGTAATGCAGCCCAGGATCTATATAATCGGGACCAACCTTGAATGGCTGTACCTTGATGCCCCTTCTTTTTAAAGCAGCCAACAATCCCAGGGTAAGGGTCGTCTTGCCAACTCCACTTTGTACACCTGCAATCAATATACGGGGGAAGCTCATGTTTTCTACCTCCAGGGGACACACCTCTTCAGAAGTCAGAAGTCAGAATAACACTTCCAAAACCTTGCTTTGGTGTGCATCATTTGTCTAGCCTCTTGTCAAGGAATGTCCCCAAATTTAAAAAAACTTCTACCCCAAGGGTAGAAGCAATATTCTTAGAAATTGCCACATTTGACCACTTTCCTCGAGGGTCTTTCATGTAACTTCAAAAACAGGCAGGTTTCCTGACTTCCAGATAATCCTCCCCGTATCCCTTCCCGAAGACTCAGTGGTTATGATACGGATTGTAGCTGGTTACAGTGGCGGGACCGTACCGGAATTGCACCGGGTTTCCCTTTTAACCCTAACGGGCACCTATTCTTAAAATATATTCAGATTATACCTATTATAACGTAAACATGGTCAAATAGACAAGGTAACTTTTGTACTAATGTGATTTTTATTCTATTTAATGATTTCACTGCAAAAAAAGTATTGCCGGAAAACAGTAACCTTTCAATGACATTCTTTTTTAAATAATTTGGGTCCTTCAACCAAGCTTTAAAGCAACACCTTAATCTAAAAAAACAATTGAATTATATCGAGACAATAGATACAATAAAATGGAATAAAAAGAGATAATTCTTTTATGGAGGTTATTATGCAGTTTCATCAGTTAATGGCTTTTGTTAAGGTTGCTGAACATCAGAGTTTTTCTAAAGCAGCAGACAGTTTATTCTTAAGTCAATCAACAGTTAGCACACATATTAATAGCCTTGAGAAATACTTTGGTCAAAAGCTTTTTGATAGACTTAGCAAAAGAGTTACTCTCACACCCTTTGGACAAAGATTATATTACTGGTCAAAGGAGATACTAAACATTAAGGAAAAGGCCATGTGGGATCTGAAGGACTGGACCGGCAAAACCGTAGGCACAATAAATATTGCCGCTAGTACTGTGCCTAATCAATACATGGTTCCAGCTTTAATTGCAAATTTCATTAAAAGGTTTCCAGGAACAAATTTTACCGTTACCCAAAAGGATTCTCTGGGAGTAGCAGATATTTTGGTTAATGGCGAAGCAGACATTGGAATGCTGGGTGAGGTTTTTTATGCTGATAAACTGGAATTCATTCCTATTCACGAGGAAAAGATGGTTCTTATTACACCTGCAAATATCAAACTTGATACTCCCGTATCCATAACCAGCTTGTTAGATAACAACTTCATCTTTAGAAAACCAGGTTCAGGAACCCAGGCATTTATAGAAAAGGTACTGCATTCTTCGGGGCTGGAATTGTCTCTTTTAAAGGTCATTGGATATTTTGATAATGTCCAGTCCATCAAGCAGGGTGTTAAGGAAGGCATGGGATTTTCCATTATTTCAGAAATTGCTGCAAGAGATTATGCAAAAAGCAAGCTAATTAACACCTATGAAATCCTGGAAATGCCTGCTACACGCAATTTTTATATAGCCTATAATAAAACTAAAACCCTATCCCCCATTAATCTGGAATTTATTAAATTTTGCAAACCAGGCTATCAGGAGGCACATAAGATATGAGACAGGTATATTTTGATAATGCAGCAACAAGCCATCCCAAACCACCCACAGTAGTTCAGGCAATAAATGAATATTTTAATACTATAGGTGTAAGTCCCGGCAGGGGAGGATATAGATTAGGTCTGGAAGCCGGCAGAAAGCTCCTAGCAGCTAGAGAGGTTATAGCTGATTTTTTTAATTGCCCTGACCCGGCTAAGGTTGTGTTTACAATGAACATAACCTATGCCATTAATTTTGTGTTAAGAGGGGTTTTAAAAAAGGGGGACCATGTTGTCACATCAAGCATAGAACATAACTCAGTTGCCCGTCCCTTGGAAGCTCTCAAAAAATCTGGAATAATTGATTATACCACCGTCAAAGCAGATGGAGACGGCTTTATTAATCCAGATAAAATCAGGAAGGCACTTAAAACTAATACAAAGCTTATTGTCCTAAATCATGCCTCAAATGTTTTTGGCAGCCTGCAGCCTGCAGAAGAGATAGGCGGGATTGCAGGTGACCACGGTCTTTTATATTTGCTGGATACAGCTCAAACTGCCGGCAGCATACCAATTGACATGAAAAGGTTAAATCTAAGCTTTCTGGCCTTTACGGGGCATAAGGGGCTATTTGGACCTCCAGGCGTTGGAGGACTTTGCATTGACATGGACGATGAAACAGTTCTGGAGCCTTTTATTCTGGGAGGTACGGGAAGTAAATCTCATCTATTGGAGCAGCCTGAGGCATTTCCCGATAGATTGGAAAGCGGTACGCCCAATACTCCTGGAATAATGGGCCTGACTGCAGGTTTTGAGTTTATAAAGAGAACCGGCCTGGAGAAAATCAGGCAGCATGAAATGGACCTATTAAAGCACTTCATAGCTGGGTGTAATGACCTGTCTGAAATAGAAATCTACGGCGCCAGGGATTTGTCACGGCAAACCCCTTGTGTATCCTTAAATATCAAGAATATGGATGGCGGCCAGCTCAGCTTTATCCTCGATCAAGTTTATGGAATAATGACCCGCTCAGGCTTACACTGTGCACCATGGGCACATGAAACCATGGGAACCTTTCCAGGAGGGACAGTTCGCTTTAGCTTTGGTTGGTTTAACACCCATGAAGAAATCAATTATACACTCACAGCTTTAAAAGAGATAATTAATGATTAAGCCCTGCCAAATGCAGGGCTATACTTTACATTATTCTTCAGTTTTTGAGTCTAACCTCATTAATTGCTCTTTTAATACTTTCAAATCAATATCTATAATATCCCATATTAGATTTAGGTTTACTCCCTCATAGTCATGAACAATACGGTTTCTTAAACCTTTAATTTTAAACCAAGGAACTTCAGGATGGTTTGATATAAATTCCTTGTCTAATTTATTAACCAGTTCGCCAATCTGGCTTAAATTAAATACACATGCTTCAACCATCATGCTATTGTTTCTAAATTCAGTATAATTTACATTATTTGTATATTTTAGTATAGAATTAATATATTTAATTATTTTTAATAATATTTTTTGATTTTTCATATAAAACTACTCCTTTGTTTTCAATTTCTTGAATAATTAAAGAGCCAGGTTCTATATGCATTTTATCAATTAAATCTATCTCTACCCCTAGGGCATCTGCAAGTCTTTCAATTAATCCCACAAAATCTAGACCTCTTAATTTACCATTAGTATCAATAAATAAATCAATATCACTAGATTTAGCAGCATCCCCTTTGGCATAAGAGCCAAATAGTATTACCTTATCAACCGGATATTCTTTAAAAATCGGTATGGTTTTTCTTTTTAATTCTTTTATTAAAATTGTATCGGAAGCCATTTTTCTCAACCTCCTAATAAGTTCCTTATTCATAGAAAATATACCTTAGCTATTTTTTTAAGTCTTAGAAAAGTCATAGATAGCACTGATATCTTTATTTGGTAATAAGAGTTCTTTATTATTAATTGAATACATCGCCAATCAACTTATCTGCTTATCTGCTTATCTCCTAATGTATTATACCACATATCATATTTTAATTATATTATATATTACGGATCTAATGAATATACGTTTAAGCCCTGCCAAGTGCAGGGTTTCGCCTTTGTTTATAATATTTTACTAAGGATTTTCCATCATATAGAAATCAGTGGTTTATAAAATACAGCATCAAGAAAGAAAATCTAATTACTTTATTTAATTTTTCTTCAGCATCTTGAACGTTCTGTGATGAAGTCAGAGATATTGACCTAAGAACTGCCTTAAAAAATATCATGGTATTTGTATTTGCCGTTCTAAATAGAGTTTCCAATATGGAAAGA
The sequence above is drawn from the Desulfitibacter alkalitolerans DSM 16504 genome and encodes:
- a CDS encoding cobalt-precorrin 5A hydrolase translates to MSTEKENNLTAVICLTEKGAELAVRLGKLLDGARVVYIPKRLEKTIVQDRPVQIEYFEGWQHTFAEVFSRYTQIICIMATGIVVRSLAPLVQSKYCDPAVVVVDEKGAFAISLLSGHVGGANDLARKVADKLKGQAVITTATDVREKPAVDVLAAELDGLVVPREKVKVFNRLLVEGKKVYLSSPFPIVSSIKDGFIWQEWPEFNEPVVLISPHVQGAAGKILQILPRILVVGIGCRKGVALETVTSALRETFKRFYLDERCIKALATIDFKGEEEALKLLSKEMKVPLRTVTKEEIRTLEGTFEPSHWVKKQIGVGGVCEPAAKLVANKGCTIVPKQKVGPVTISVAVEKSWWLDLDQGIEISWPLQPWKH
- the cobM gene encoding precorrin-4 C(11)-methyltransferase; protein product: MIFFVGAGSGDPELITLKGYKLLQEADLVVWAGSLVNEKVLDYTKAGARLVNSAHLDLEEIVETMVEAYNKGEKVVRLHTGDPSLYGAIGEQMELLKQKNVPFKVIPGVSSFLAAAASVQKEYTVPDGTQTVIITRMEGRTPVPARENLASLAAHGSSMAIFLSVGMIERVVEQLLEGYSPDTPAAVVEKASWPEERVLKGTLANLAQLTRDAGITKTALILVGNFLKDTGKSKLYDREFTHEYREGK
- the cobI gene encoding precorrin-2 C(20)-methyltransferase; amino-acid sequence: MSLGKFYGIGVGPGDPELLTLKAKRVLGEIDVLLIPKSKREKRSLALSIASELVNKDCETVELILPMITDQEDLKRHWQQAAEQVVEVLNQGKDTAFITLGDPTIYSTFTYLLKYVKKLAPEAEVEIIPGISSINSISAWIGQPLAEGEESLIIVPALNDKQSLEKIITEFDNIVLLKAGNQADKVIDILEEKGILDKAFYASRCGFPDGFYTNELKELRNKKFDYLSTMIIKKKLGDDAK
- the cbiT gene encoding precorrin-6Y C5,15-methyltransferase (decarboxylating) subunit CbiT, which codes for MSKWVYITPGIPDEEFIRDEGVPMTKNEIRVLSLSKLRLFPGAVVYDVGAGSGSVAVECKILAANGRVYAIEKNPRGIGLIQENSKKFGVDINIIEGTAPQAMADLPEADRIFIGGSGGNLGDILETCDNKLKPGGWLVVNSVTLETGPEAFNILKEKNYTLEAVQVNIAVVSQRGRAALWQARNPVTIIAAGKRG
- the cbiE gene encoding precorrin-6y C5,15-methyltransferase (decarboxylating) subunit CbiE, which codes for MAGLVKVVGTGPGHESYLTPIGLETIKQAEALVGGQRLLDTFASKGQEQFSVDKELKKAIEYINEHRHTKRIVVLVSGDTGIYSLANYLAKHIPANDLEFVPGISSIQLMFARIKKPWNEAQILSMHGRSVDLVVEAVEQAQITALLTGSPWTPQRIAEYLLAKGAADMQVIVGKDLSYPWERLVYTTLKALSKDEEDYSNSVMVILNE
- the cbiD gene encoding cobalt-precorrin-5B (C(1))-methyltransferase CbiD; translated protein: MVIDNNKDGKKLRSGYTTGTCAAAAAQAALKQLLELRKQKIHNLTPIIFPIHVVAVDLPQGGTVSIPIKSITVKGDIVTAEVIKDAGDDPDITNGTSICASVEILEANSLEILEHNNEIILLGGKGVGRVTKPGLSVPVGEPAINPVPRRMIIHEVKKLLPRGKGVKVTIAIPEGERLAKKTLNPRLGIVGGISILGTTGIVRPMSEEAYVDSLIPQIDQAAALGHSLIVLTPGGMGEKKAVELGMPREAVVQTSNFIGTMLKESAKRGIKGILLFGHIGKIIKVAGGIFHTHSKIADGRREILAAHAAMMGASPALIKEIMELNTIDASIELIKSHGLHEVYNTIARWASKRSLELLGEELKIGTVMYSLDGEIIGYDEEAVTLGRELGWQV
- a CDS encoding cobyrinate a,c-diamide synthase — translated: MSFPRILIAGVQSGVGKTTLTLGLLAALKRRGIKVQPFKVGPDYIDPGLHYHAAGVKSHNLDSWMGSEEVVKTVFARNAQNADISIIEGVMGLFDGARGERLKGSSAHIAMILKAPVILVVNVKGMARSCAALVKGYKEYVSGLDLKGVILNNAGSDYYKTILAGALEDELGVKVLGCLAKNKHITMPERHLGLLPAEENNELSSAISLMADLAEAEVDVDALLAAARASEPVEFKEYNSSSTPRNQYKNTFIGVARDQAFTFYYQDSLDYLQELGARLVYFSPLKDSSVPDVDGLYIGGGFPEMFIKELSENQSMITSLHNAHDKGLPIFAECGGFMYLTEKVVDFQGNSWPGVGLVPVEVKMTNKLAALGYVKASALKKSIIGDLGDEVKGHEFHYSVMSGIPEEDSAFSLVGGKGADYRRDGYARRNLFASYVHIHLRSNPKAALNFLDACRELKQRR
- a CDS encoding selenium metabolism-associated LysR family transcriptional regulator, yielding MQFHQLMAFVKVAEHQSFSKAADSLFLSQSTVSTHINSLEKYFGQKLFDRLSKRVTLTPFGQRLYYWSKEILNIKEKAMWDLKDWTGKTVGTINIAASTVPNQYMVPALIANFIKRFPGTNFTVTQKDSLGVADILVNGEADIGMLGEVFYADKLEFIPIHEEKMVLITPANIKLDTPVSITSLLDNNFIFRKPGSGTQAFIEKVLHSSGLELSLLKVIGYFDNVQSIKQGVKEGMGFSIISEIAARDYAKSKLINTYEILEMPATRNFYIAYNKTKTLSPINLEFIKFCKPGYQEAHKI
- a CDS encoding aminotransferase class V-fold PLP-dependent enzyme, producing MRQVYFDNAATSHPKPPTVVQAINEYFNTIGVSPGRGGYRLGLEAGRKLLAAREVIADFFNCPDPAKVVFTMNITYAINFVLRGVLKKGDHVVTSSIEHNSVARPLEALKKSGIIDYTTVKADGDGFINPDKIRKALKTNTKLIVLNHASNVFGSLQPAEEIGGIAGDHGLLYLLDTAQTAGSIPIDMKRLNLSFLAFTGHKGLFGPPGVGGLCIDMDDETVLEPFILGGTGSKSHLLEQPEAFPDRLESGTPNTPGIMGLTAGFEFIKRTGLEKIRQHEMDLLKHFIAGCNDLSEIEIYGARDLSRQTPCVSLNIKNMDGGQLSFILDQVYGIMTRSGLHCAPWAHETMGTFPGGTVRFSFGWFNTHEEINYTLTALKEIIND
- a CDS encoding HepT-like ribonuclease domain-containing protein; translated protein: MKNQKILLKIIKYINSILKYTNNVNYTEFRNNSMMVEACVFNLSQIGELVNKLDKEFISNHPEVPWFKIKGLRNRIVHDYEGVNLNLIWDIIDIDLKVLKEQLMRLDSKTEE
- a CDS encoding nucleotidyltransferase family protein → MASDTILIKELKRKTIPIFKEYPVDKVILFGSYAKGDAAKSSDIDLFIDTNGKLRGLDFVGLIERLADALGVEIDLIDKMHIEPGSLIIQEIENKGVVLYEKSKNIIKNN